CTTCGTGGATCAGCGTATCGAGGTCCAGACCTTGCAGTTCGCACCAGTCGTAGACGTCTTCGAACAGCGGGTCGAATTCGTTGGCCGCGTCGATGGAGAACGACTGGCGACCACTTTCCGCGCGGCCCGAACGGCCCAGCGGCGCCTTGAGTGGCAAGTCCGGGTCTTCGCAACGCTGGGTCAGGTAGAACTCCATTTCCGGCGCAACGATCGGCTTCCAGCCCTTGTCGGTGTACAGCTGCAGGACTTTCTTCAACACGTTGCGTGGTGACAGCTCGATCGGGTTGCCGAACTTGTCGAAGGTGTCGTGGATCACGATGGCGGTCGGCTCGATGGCCCACGGCACCACGTATACCGCGTCGGAGACCGGCTTGCAGACCATGTCGATGTCGGCCGGGTCCAGCAGGTCATAGTAGATGTCGTCGTCGACAAAATCCCCGGTTACCGTTTGCAACAACACACTTTCCGGCAGGCGCATGCCTCGCTCATGCAGGAACTTGTTGGTGGGTGCGATTTTGCCGCGTGCAATGCCGGTCAGGTCGCTGACGACGCACTCGACTTCGGTAATCTTGTGATCTTTCAGCCAAGTGAACAGCTGATCGAAAGGGGCATTCATAAAGACCTCGTTATTGGTTTTATTAACGCGGGGGAAGGACGATTGATCTGTCAGACGCTTCCCCTGTGGCGCGTTGACGACTATCTTGGGCGAGGCTTTTGGTTACATCTATCCACTTTAAGCAGCACAAAGCGCACCAAAAGAGTGCGTAAGGTCACCCATGACAATCCCCACGAACGCGTGCCATTCACTACAGGTCCAGGCCTTCAACACCGCCGATGTCGCCGAGCAAATCCGCGCCACGCCGGGTTGGGTGCAGCATTACCAGCAGATGTCCCCCGGGCATTTCGCGGGTCTGGTGCGCTATCTGGATTTGCAGGGCGTGGAGATCTACGAAGAGTCGATGAACACCCGGGTCGAGCAGAATTTCAGCGCGCCGCCGGGTTCGCTGGCGTTCTGTTTCGATCGCAGTGACAACGCGCTGTACGTGCTCAATGGCGAGAGCCGCAACATCTGGATCACCCCGGAGAACTACCAGGAAATCGCCGTGGTGTTCGGTCCGGAATTCGTCCAGCGTCACGCGCTGGATGTCACGCGCCTCGAGGGTTTGTTCCTCGCGCCGCTCAATTCCCAGCAGAACGGTTTGTTCAGTCACTGGCTCAGCAGCACGCTGACGCGGCTGTCGCAAACCATCGACCCGCCGAGTCGAGAGGCACTGACTGAGCAGCTACTGGACGACTGCCTGTTCATCCTCGACAACGCCTGTGTCTGTCTCGATCAGGGCGCATTGCAGCGCCGGGCAGGGGAGCGGGCGATCATGAAACGGGTGGGGGAGTGGGCGGCGGATACGCCCGAAGAACACCTCAACCTGCTGGAGTTGTCCCAGGTCGCCGGGGTGTCATTGCGTCAGCTGCAACACGCGTTCAAGGCCTATACCGGCATGGCGCCGACCCAGTGGCTGCGCCTGCGCCGACTCAACAGCGCGCGTCGTGAACTGCTCAGCCGCACGCCCGCGCAAACGACCGTCGCCGAAGTGGCGATGCATTGGTCGTTCTGGCATCTGGGGCGGTTTTCCAGCAGCTACCGCGCGCTGTTCAAGGAATTGCCGAGCGACACCCTCAAGCGCGCGAGTGTCACTGCGCCTGGGCGCGCCCGGCGTTAGAAGGTCGGTGGGGTGATCACCCAGATCACCACCGCATCCACCTCGCCAGGGTTGCCGTAACGGTGCGGTTCCTGGCTGGAGAAGCTGAAGCTGTCACCTTCATTGAGCTGGAAATAGCGTTCGCCCACCCACAATTCGAATTGGCCGGACAGCAGGTAACCGGCTTCTTCACCTTCGTGGCTGTAGCTCTGCTGGCTGTAGGTGCCGGGCGGAAAGCGCGAGTGGAGCATTTCCAGTTGTTGGCTGGGCTGCGGGGTCAGCAACTGGTCGACGATGCCATCCTCGTAATGCACGCTCAGGCGACTGTTCTTGCGCACCACCACGCCATCGTCCTCGGGATTGGTGTTGGCTTCGCTGGCGAAGAACCACTGGATCGTCACCCCCAGGCTGCGGGCAATGTTGAACAGCGCCGGGATCGAGGGGTAAGCGAGGTTGCGTTCCAGCTGGCTGATGTAGCCGGCGGTGAGTTCGCTCTGTTGTGCCAGTTCGGCCAGGGTCATGCCCCGGCGCTTGCGCAGGCCGCGAATGCGGGTGCCGAGGAAGTGTTGTTCGGCGGTGCCGGTGGCCGGTTGTGTGGTGCTGCTGTTGCTCATGGTCATTTCCGAACCGGGGGAGTGGCGCAAATCCCTTGTAGGAGCGAGCATGCTCGCGATGGTCGCCAACGATGACGCGGGAAGCCTGACACCCAGCGGTGTTCTCGGGTTCATCGCGAGCATGCTCGCTCCTACAGGGGTGGTGTTAGCCGTCAAGGCCCCGGAGTATAAACAGCCTCAAAGCTCCCACGCGACTTTCAGCCCTTCATAAATCGCTTCTTCGGCCGTGCGCGGCGCCAGGCAGTCGCCGATGCGCCGAAATTCCACCAGGCCTTTCAATTCATCACCCAGGGTATCCACCGGCTGATGACCCTGGCACAGCACCAGCGTGTCGATGTTTTCCATCAGCATCGCTTCGCCGCTGGCGGTGTGTTGCAGGTAGACGGTGTTGTCATCGCAACCGTACAGCCGCGCGTAAGGGGTGATCGGGATAGCCAGTTTGTGCAGCTCGCCGGCCAGTTGATCGCGCACATACAGCGGCAGGTTTTCCCCGCAATGGGTGCCATTGACCGCCAACTGCACCTGATGCCCGGCGCGGGTCAGGCGTTCGGCGATGCCGGGGCCGATCCAGTCGCAGCGCCAGTCCACCACCACCACCGACCGGCCGATCTTCACCTCGTCACGCAGCACCTGCCAGGCATCCACCACCTGCAATTCACCGCCGCGTTCGAAGTGCGGCCAGTAGGGCTCGGCGCCGGTCGCGACGATCACCACGTCGGGTTTTTCCTGCTCCACCAGGGCGCGGTCGACCCGGGTGTTGCGCACCACGCGCACCCCGGCCAGTTCCATTTCCCGTTGCAGGTTGGTGCTGGCGCCGCCGAACTCGCTGCGCCGTGGCAGCAATTGCGCGAGCAAGACCTGGCCGCCGAGTTGCGAGCTGGCTTCGTACAGCGTCACCTCGTGCCCGTGTTGCGCCGCCACCGCAGCGGCTTTCATGCCGGCGGGGCCACCGCCGGCGATCATGACGCGCTTGCGCGTCTTTGCCGCCTGACGCTGGCCGAAGATCAGTTCGCGCCCGGTTTCCGGGGCCTGGATACAGGAAATCGGCAGTCCCTTGTGGAAGTGCCCGATGCACGCCTGGTTGCAGGCGATGCAGGCGCGCACGTCTTCGACATGGCCGGTGTCGGTCTTGTTGGGCATTTGCGGGTCGCAGATCAGCGCACGGGTCATGCCGCAGACATCGGCCTGGCCACGGGCGATCATCAGCTCGGCCTCCTGGGGCTGGTTGATGCGCCCGGTGACGAACAACGGAATGTCCAGACTGGCCTTGAACGTGCCGCCTTCCCTGGCCAGATATGCCGCTTCGATGGCCATCGGCGGCACGATGTGCACCGCGCCACCGAGGGACGCCGAGGTGCCGGCGACGATGTGCACGTAATCCAGTTGTGCCTGCAGCGATTGCACGGCGGCCAGGGATTCGTCTTCGGTCAGGCCTTCAGGGTCGCGCTCGTCGGCGGAAATGCGCAG
This genomic interval from Pseudomonas putida contains the following:
- a CDS encoding FAD-dependent oxidoreductase is translated as MSTPAFAHLFEPLQIRGKRLKNRIMSSGHDTSMPTDNLVNEQLIAYHRARAEGGAGLIVLQVAGVHDSARYTSHVLMATDDACIDGYRKIADTCHAHGTVVLSQVFHPGREIMESSDGLLAVAYSASAVPNERFRVMPRALDQGMIDEIVEGYAAAARRLHEAGIDGVEVVASHGYLPAQFINPRVNRRTDGYNGDLEQRLRFLREVIAAIRASTDEDFIVGLRISADERDPEGLTEDESLAAVQSLQAQLDYVHIVAGTSASLGGAVHIVPPMAIEAAYLAREGGTFKASLDIPLFVTGRINQPQEAELMIARGQADVCGMTRALICDPQMPNKTDTGHVEDVRACIACNQACIGHFHKGLPISCIQAPETGRELIFGQRQAAKTRKRVMIAGGGPAGMKAAAVAAQHGHEVTLYEASSQLGGQVLLAQLLPRRSEFGGASTNLQREMELAGVRVVRNTRVDRALVEQEKPDVVIVATGAEPYWPHFERGGELQVVDAWQVLRDEVKIGRSVVVVDWRCDWIGPGIAERLTRAGHQVQLAVNGTHCGENLPLYVRDQLAGELHKLAIPITPYARLYGCDDNTVYLQHTASGEAMLMENIDTLVLCQGHQPVDTLGDELKGLVEFRRIGDCLAPRTAEEAIYEGLKVAWEL
- a CDS encoding helix-turn-helix domain-containing protein, which codes for MSNSSTTQPATGTAEQHFLGTRIRGLRKRRGMTLAELAQQSELTAGYISQLERNLAYPSIPALFNIARSLGVTIQWFFASEANTNPEDDGVVVRKNSRLSVHYEDGIVDQLLTPQPSQQLEMLHSRFPPGTYSQQSYSHEGEEAGYLLSGQFELWVGERYFQLNEGDSFSFSSQEPHRYGNPGEVDAVVIWVITPPTF
- a CDS encoding helix-turn-helix domain-containing protein — protein: MTIPTNACHSLQVQAFNTADVAEQIRATPGWVQHYQQMSPGHFAGLVRYLDLQGVEIYEESMNTRVEQNFSAPPGSLAFCFDRSDNALYVLNGESRNIWITPENYQEIAVVFGPEFVQRHALDVTRLEGLFLAPLNSQQNGLFSHWLSSTLTRLSQTIDPPSREALTEQLLDDCLFILDNACVCLDQGALQRRAGERAIMKRVGEWAADTPEEHLNLLELSQVAGVSLRQLQHAFKAYTGMAPTQWLRLRRLNSARRELLSRTPAQTTVAEVAMHWSFWHLGRFSSSYRALFKELPSDTLKRASVTAPGRARR